The following coding sequences are from one Nicotiana tomentosiformis chromosome 3, ASM39032v3, whole genome shotgun sequence window:
- the LOC104105225 gene encoding uncharacterized protein: MELTKESESLLDKIRPPRLEDAGLEDCALPPESIKEAFLKAATAVRSMISASDDEDESEGQCVLTPSPIEDSKDALVGITEGIEENPGKCITEKGSGGEVPEGTTDVVVVDGVKDEENSRDLVGEPSLPEGGESCVEGLQGLEIGGKGRKKKEVKEDEEEEVSEKPTLVEGYAV; the protein is encoded by the coding sequence ATGGAGTTAACAAAGGAATCCGAGAGTTTGCTCGACAAAATCCGACCACCTCGTCTCGAAGACGCAGGCCTCGAAGATTGTGCACTGCCACCCGAATCAATCAAAGAAGCATTTCTCAAAGCCGCCACTGCCGTACGATCTATGATTTCAGCATCGGACGACGAAGACGAATCCGAAGGCCAGTGTGTGCTGACTCCATCGCCAATCGAAGATTCTAAGGATGCTCTTGTAGGAATCACTGAGGGTATCGAGGAAAATCCAGGAAAATGCATTACTGAGAAGGGCAGCGGCGGTGAAGTGCCGGAAGGGACAACTGATGTGGTGGTTGTAGACGGTGTTAAGGATGAGGAAAACAGCCGAGATTTGGTCGGTGAGCCATCTCTGCCGGAAGGCGGTGAATCGTGTGTGGAAGGGTTGCAGGGTTTGGAGATTGGAGGCAAAGGCAGAAAGAAAAAGGAAGTGAAAGAGGATGAGGAAGAGGAAGTAAGTGAGAAGCCGACTCTAGTTGAAGGGTATGCTGTATGA